From a single Novipirellula caenicola genomic region:
- a CDS encoding toll/interleukin-1 receptor domain-containing protein gives MYFNACEQLADKRPAFRTTVEAIDALLYRNQGRDITLAFLTQFLTSPRREIAFVFDSLCDDPNFSRRTVDFCQTHEQPLLPSGQCDLCDEGQETTSTQTDVIKVPLVQPPKQDPSLHPAPPRVLISYSHDSPEHADRVLQLANSLRGHGVDCRIDREDPDPDEGWTLWMKNNLREAKFVLCVCTETYKRRFDGQETEGVGRGVQWEARLTRNYLYRTPNANKKFRVVLLGSESEKSIPDELRDYTFYRLDDFSMNNEMFRKLFRLLTEQEKNVIVPLGPLTQIEG, from the coding sequence ATGTACTTCAATGCATGCGAGCAATTAGCTGACAAACGGCCTGCCTTTCGCACGACGGTCGAAGCCATCGATGCTTTGCTGTACCGCAATCAAGGCCGGGATATCACGCTCGCTTTTCTGACACAATTCCTGACTTCGCCAAGGCGAGAAATCGCGTTTGTGTTCGATTCATTGTGTGATGACCCTAACTTTTCGAGACGAACGGTCGACTTTTGCCAAACGCACGAGCAACCGCTTTTGCCATCAGGCCAATGCGATCTTTGCGACGAAGGTCAAGAAACAACGAGCACCCAAACCGACGTGATCAAGGTTCCGCTTGTCCAACCCCCGAAACAAGATCCTTCCCTCCATCCGGCGCCACCCCGTGTGCTGATCAGCTACAGCCACGATTCGCCCGAACATGCAGACCGCGTTCTTCAGCTGGCGAATTCGCTTCGCGGTCACGGTGTCGATTGCCGAATTGACCGCGAGGATCCCGATCCCGACGAGGGCTGGACGCTCTGGATGAAAAACAATCTTCGCGAAGCCAAATTCGTGCTTTGTGTCTGCACCGAAACCTATAAACGACGATTTGATGGCCAAGAAACCGAGGGCGTCGGTCGCGGCGTTCAGTGGGAAGCAAGACTCACGCGTAATTACCTCTATCGCACCCCAAATGCGAATAAAAAGTTTCGGGTCGTGCTGCTGGGGTCGGAGTCGGAAAAATCGATCCCTGACGAACTGCGTGACTACACCTTTTATCGCCTGGACGACTTTTCGATGAACAACGAGATGTTCAGAAAACTGTTCCGTTTACTCACTGAGCAAGAGAAAAACGTCATCGTTCCCCTTGGCCCTTTGACCCAAATCGAAGGCTGA
- a CDS encoding caspase family protein translates to MASRAFLSGINDYKTIGDLRGCINDTRSLKRLLVDEFGFDPDHIRVRTDAEVTKSELNKGWKWLLKDAQPGDRLVFHFSGHGSYTADTDGEAGEADFRDELLCLYGMDWKDPKTYLLDDELRAWTEQIPDGVDVTFVLDCCHSGTGTRFIAPELSRAAKTDFLTAGSLSLDHVAAERSRGDVRAAARSVDEIAGVRPATPDEIDRHTVLARFAPPPIEVQVAIADATKSRSFRGVFERTRSRGDGEEKMNHVLWSGCRDDQTSADAFIGNDFHGAFTYYFCDAIRKAGEDRTASSVIRSLRSRLREERFDQVPQLEPSSTSSVVFGGKKASGGDDAGIGDAGTETGSPLLPNISAADWKQLLATLQQIADHLASTQPGSGREGLLVGERASGQALVYVHGICEHAAHYSDGWWNAMAPYLSSQTRNTLDANRKEVLWSKHVSKMNRELSREVDPVQQQEMELMLEAILEERMAREAAEQIAERAERSGDRGIDREIEGAVPRAAFGIPGLDCVDDFVKYLSSDRIRRLVIDECTAVVRPLLQQGKSIELISHSWGTVVAYEALRSLEREGLPGRVHNWFTVGAALAIKFVAKRLRPDDGRKPQMVDHWINLNARGDGVGGSLIATGMQVDREFLRLDPFGCSSTFGFVSPACAHSSYFKSGNSRVNRDVFAHSIDQV, encoded by the coding sequence ATGGCGAGTCGAGCATTTTTGTCGGGAATCAACGACTACAAAACGATTGGTGATCTGCGAGGGTGCATCAATGACACGCGTTCGCTGAAACGATTGTTAGTCGATGAATTCGGGTTTGACCCCGATCACATCCGAGTGCGAACGGATGCCGAGGTGACGAAGTCCGAATTGAACAAGGGTTGGAAGTGGTTGCTTAAAGATGCACAGCCAGGCGACCGGCTGGTATTTCATTTTTCCGGACATGGATCGTACACCGCCGATACCGACGGCGAGGCGGGCGAGGCCGATTTTCGAGATGAACTACTTTGTTTGTACGGAATGGATTGGAAAGATCCTAAAACCTATCTGCTTGATGACGAGTTGCGAGCGTGGACGGAGCAGATTCCCGACGGTGTCGATGTGACATTTGTGCTGGATTGTTGCCATAGCGGAACGGGCACCCGTTTTATTGCTCCTGAGTTAAGCCGTGCTGCTAAGACCGATTTTTTAACCGCAGGTTCACTGTCGCTGGATCACGTGGCGGCCGAGCGAAGTCGCGGCGACGTAAGAGCGGCAGCACGCAGCGTGGACGAGATTGCAGGAGTCCGGCCGGCAACTCCTGACGAAATCGACCGCCATACCGTGCTGGCCCGCTTCGCACCGCCTCCGATTGAGGTGCAAGTGGCGATCGCGGATGCGACCAAATCTCGTTCGTTTCGTGGGGTGTTCGAAAGAACACGCTCGCGGGGTGACGGTGAAGAAAAGATGAACCACGTGCTGTGGTCAGGTTGTCGAGACGATCAAACCAGTGCCGATGCGTTCATTGGTAACGACTTTCACGGCGCCTTTACCTATTACTTCTGCGACGCGATTCGCAAGGCCGGAGAGGATCGCACGGCATCGTCAGTGATCCGTTCGCTACGCAGTCGTTTGCGTGAAGAGCGTTTCGATCAAGTTCCCCAGCTCGAGCCAAGTAGTACATCCAGCGTGGTGTTTGGTGGCAAGAAGGCCAGTGGTGGTGACGATGCCGGCATCGGCGACGCTGGGACGGAGACCGGATCGCCATTGTTGCCGAACATTTCCGCAGCGGACTGGAAGCAATTGTTGGCCACATTACAGCAAATTGCCGACCACTTGGCGTCGACTCAGCCGGGAAGCGGTCGCGAGGGGCTGCTGGTCGGCGAGCGAGCGAGCGGACAAGCCTTGGTTTACGTTCATGGGATCTGTGAACATGCCGCTCATTATTCCGATGGATGGTGGAATGCGATGGCACCTTATCTGTCATCGCAAACCCGCAATACGCTGGACGCCAATCGGAAAGAGGTGCTATGGAGCAAGCATGTCTCCAAAATGAACCGTGAACTCAGTCGCGAAGTTGATCCGGTGCAACAGCAAGAGATGGAGCTGATGCTAGAAGCAATCTTAGAAGAGCGAATGGCACGCGAAGCGGCCGAGCAGATTGCCGAACGCGCCGAACGAAGTGGTGATCGCGGGATCGATCGCGAAATCGAAGGGGCGGTACCTCGAGCGGCGTTTGGGATTCCGGGACTCGATTGCGTTGATGATTTTGTCAAATACCTGTCCAGCGATCGGATTCGCCGTCTGGTGATCGACGAATGCACCGCTGTCGTTCGTCCGCTGCTGCAGCAAGGCAAATCGATCGAACTGATCAGCCATAGCTGGGGGACGGTGGTCGCGTATGAGGCACTGCGGTCGCTCGAACGCGAAGGGTTGCCTGGCCGTGTCCACAATTGGTTTACCGTGGGAGCGGCGTTGGCGATTAAGTTTGTGGCGAAACGTTTGCGTCCCGACGATGGCAGGAAACCGCAGATGGTCGACCATTGGATCAACCTGAATGCGCGAGGTGACGGTGTCGGCGGCAGCTTGATCGCAACGGGGATGCAAGTCGATCGCGAGTTCTTGAGACTCGATCCATTTGGATGTTCCTCGACGTTTGGGTTTGTCTCTCCGGCTTGTGCGCACTCGTCCTACTTCAAATCGGGCAATAGCCGCGTGAACCGAGACGTGTTTGCTCATTCGATTGACCAGGTATAA
- a CDS encoding CHAT domain-containing protein, with the protein MARETRSTDSAAVTRPLFSIAVARVSDEDRQWAQRLGHELYQVLTRDPDDPLSFGPGIPVAIDVDLNDAAIGGDCERDAVDTRSHLTALAEHVLVVMVAGTNTLLLEPDETVQRMNRYGGEQVRLTKLLVPTDARWSGEAKRMSKVEVADAVLGKEDISTVVDCVLKTMGECFFRIHDQSDTAKRFQLIRPHLFLSKTTAVPDPVLGSVSLQSSGAKRSPLWQCFSSIGMMEDAVVDRVVQSQGQLAGVLVALQGSSAGETRLQNREIIVAKKQGWPIVWVPREASSPAANVVPPTAFPQWLFNTQSTNPQQRVVRWETLLRMAAVEYLRHVHFHLIADRIIATAQLPLNTAVIGRAPELLDLTSGPLRDAATRTVLYPDPALTPEGREVLRAAAPLLHPITPSSLIGRGISNDAAGRLITPLDGIRVGLSVSYIREEEFELGQTQLHLQDAVVQMTRSLIGGGASISYGGGFKIGRATSMTPLLGELIDAYNETAINPAQRLRVFQSATSKLDDVPETVRCQLRHMGKSKDLAGARIFSSDEYEHLPFGMLLSEMRAVMTAETDARVAIGGQLFPREVEGKAGYGGRFSGVAEEVYRALDAKQPVYLCGGFGGLTRRLTRLMQRPDEDDSFWDERSYGGNRRFTGLVWDFDHHPKRGRLKLPTNLLALAKFIAKFAQALGDDDAKWREFNGLDRQQNEVLFNATDPILLSSLVSEGLMRWRTLRTVRDGKLRIEAIHGNVTSVTHADVLALPVFEDVDPQGAGAAIDRITGGMVRQAQSQLGRLIGVRSDQLDVDYLCAVSLGKVSENNETMANVQKAIREAAEHIMLTCRAEGFDSLAVVTFGGSTLHHYEDAVKAMLEGFRRRPDGLLIKWVEADDGRFRQLLETLRPRNDTDVTTVLKPTQAEPPTSYPWFSLLVKYKDNVLDVTALPQHGTGVAWTHAVPVDPQTIDQLSTGRGSRNKLTPHEDDLRERGIALVKLLFGDNADDFWNRCKNCPIAITHDVTASKIPFELMRFADGDLADDVPAIRGGIHRWLAVSGSRMSTSFGRPRLARKLSVGLVIDPTNDLDGARREGLAIKRTLVAMGNDVQWICLGDDDQAVTRDDVIDMLQQVDVLHYCGHAYFDEDDRTQSGLLLAGNQRLTSQDLSAVAPIPRVVIFNACEAGRVRGRAKPPQYESYSLAEMVLRSGVEAFIGTFWEVGDDAAAAFAGEVYTGLTAGLTLRDSVTQARKQLAVAKQNDWANYILYGDGRFRLA; encoded by the coding sequence GTGGCCCGCGAGACTCGATCCACTGATTCTGCGGCGGTCACTCGGCCGCTGTTTTCCATTGCTGTCGCGCGGGTGTCGGACGAGGATCGTCAGTGGGCGCAGCGATTGGGGCATGAACTCTACCAAGTCCTGACTCGCGACCCCGACGATCCGCTGTCGTTCGGGCCAGGGATTCCGGTCGCGATTGATGTTGATTTGAACGACGCCGCAATTGGCGGTGACTGCGAGCGAGACGCGGTCGACACTCGGTCGCACTTGACCGCGTTGGCCGAACATGTCTTGGTCGTGATGGTGGCAGGAACCAACACGTTGCTGCTCGAGCCCGACGAGACTGTCCAGCGGATGAACCGTTACGGTGGCGAGCAAGTTCGACTCACCAAGCTGCTCGTACCGACCGATGCTCGCTGGTCGGGTGAAGCAAAACGGATGAGCAAGGTCGAGGTTGCCGATGCGGTGCTGGGCAAAGAGGATATCAGCACGGTTGTGGATTGCGTACTGAAAACGATGGGAGAGTGTTTTTTTCGCATTCACGACCAATCGGATACCGCGAAGCGTTTTCAGCTGATTCGGCCTCATCTGTTTCTTTCCAAAACGACTGCGGTGCCTGATCCAGTGCTGGGGAGCGTGTCGTTGCAATCGAGCGGAGCAAAGCGTTCGCCGCTTTGGCAATGTTTTTCATCGATTGGGATGATGGAGGACGCTGTGGTGGATCGCGTCGTTCAATCACAGGGGCAATTGGCCGGGGTGCTAGTGGCGTTGCAAGGATCGTCGGCGGGTGAGACGCGACTGCAGAATCGCGAAATCATTGTGGCAAAGAAACAGGGGTGGCCCATCGTGTGGGTACCTCGCGAAGCTTCGTCCCCAGCGGCGAATGTGGTTCCGCCGACGGCGTTTCCGCAGTGGTTGTTTAACACGCAATCGACGAATCCCCAGCAGCGTGTTGTACGCTGGGAAACCTTGCTGCGGATGGCAGCGGTTGAATACTTGCGGCATGTGCATTTTCATTTGATTGCCGATCGTATTATCGCAACAGCTCAGTTGCCGCTGAACACCGCTGTCATCGGCCGTGCACCCGAGTTGCTCGATCTGACAAGCGGTCCGCTCCGTGATGCGGCGACACGTACGGTTTTGTATCCTGATCCTGCGTTGACGCCCGAGGGCCGCGAAGTGCTGCGTGCAGCGGCCCCTTTGCTGCATCCAATCACGCCATCGTCGTTGATCGGGCGTGGGATCAGCAATGACGCTGCGGGACGATTGATAACACCCTTGGATGGCATTCGCGTCGGTTTATCGGTGTCGTACATTCGTGAGGAAGAGTTCGAACTGGGGCAGACGCAACTGCATTTGCAGGATGCCGTGGTTCAAATGACGCGAAGTCTGATCGGAGGCGGGGCTTCGATCAGCTACGGAGGTGGTTTTAAAATCGGCCGAGCCACTTCGATGACGCCGCTGCTTGGCGAGTTGATCGATGCGTACAACGAAACGGCAATCAATCCCGCACAGCGATTGCGGGTATTTCAGTCCGCCACTTCAAAACTGGACGACGTCCCAGAGACGGTTCGCTGCCAACTTCGTCACATGGGTAAATCGAAAGATCTCGCAGGAGCCCGGATCTTTTCCTCGGACGAATATGAACATCTGCCGTTTGGGATGTTGCTATCGGAAATGAGAGCGGTGATGACGGCAGAAACCGACGCTCGCGTCGCAATCGGAGGCCAACTGTTTCCGAGGGAAGTCGAGGGGAAAGCCGGGTATGGCGGTCGATTTTCAGGTGTTGCCGAAGAGGTGTACCGGGCCCTTGATGCGAAACAACCCGTCTATTTGTGTGGTGGCTTCGGTGGGCTGACGCGGCGATTGACTCGCTTGATGCAGCGGCCCGATGAAGACGATTCTTTTTGGGACGAGCGAAGCTATGGCGGCAATCGCCGATTCACTGGACTGGTCTGGGATTTTGATCATCATCCCAAACGGGGTCGGTTAAAACTGCCCACAAATTTGTTGGCACTGGCGAAATTCATCGCCAAGTTTGCTCAGGCGTTGGGTGACGATGATGCGAAGTGGCGAGAATTCAATGGACTCGATCGCCAACAAAACGAAGTGCTGTTCAATGCAACCGATCCCATCTTATTGAGCTCGCTGGTTTCCGAAGGGTTGATGCGTTGGCGAACGCTACGTACGGTTCGCGATGGCAAGCTTCGGATCGAAGCGATCCACGGCAACGTCACTTCGGTAACCCACGCGGATGTGTTGGCGTTACCTGTGTTTGAGGACGTTGATCCACAAGGTGCCGGAGCCGCGATTGATCGGATCACCGGGGGGATGGTGCGTCAGGCTCAATCGCAACTCGGCCGTTTGATTGGAGTTCGCAGCGACCAACTTGACGTCGACTACCTTTGCGCCGTGTCGCTCGGCAAAGTGTCCGAGAATAATGAAACGATGGCAAACGTGCAAAAGGCGATCCGTGAAGCGGCCGAACATATCATGTTGACATGCCGTGCCGAAGGATTTGATTCACTTGCTGTTGTCACGTTTGGCGGTTCAACGCTGCATCACTACGAAGATGCGGTCAAAGCGATGTTGGAAGGCTTTCGAAGGCGTCCTGATGGTTTGTTGATCAAATGGGTCGAAGCAGATGATGGTCGGTTCCGGCAGTTGTTGGAAACGTTGCGGCCGCGTAATGACACCGATGTGACCACGGTTCTAAAACCGACTCAAGCCGAGCCACCCACGTCGTACCCATGGTTCAGTTTGCTGGTTAAATACAAGGACAACGTGCTCGATGTGACCGCGTTACCGCAACATGGAACCGGAGTCGCATGGACTCACGCTGTGCCAGTGGATCCGCAAACGATCGACCAATTATCCACAGGTCGTGGCAGCAGAAACAAGTTGACGCCACACGAAGATGACTTGCGGGAACGCGGGATCGCACTGGTGAAGTTGTTGTTTGGTGACAATGCGGATGATTTTTGGAACCGCTGTAAAAATTGTCCGATCGCCATCACTCATGACGTGACCGCGTCGAAAATTCCTTTCGAATTGATGCGATTCGCCGATGGAGATCTTGCCGACGATGTTCCCGCGATTCGGGGTGGAATTCACCGTTGGTTGGCGGTCAGCGGAAGCCGCATGTCGACCTCGTTCGGTCGTCCGCGTTTGGCAAGGAAATTGAGTGTGGGGTTGGTCATCGATCCGACGAACGATCTCGACGGAGCTCGCCGCGAAGGACTTGCCATCAAGCGAACGCTTGTTGCGATGGGCAACGACGTGCAGTGGATCTGTTTGGGAGACGACGACCAAGCGGTCACGCGAGACGATGTTATTGACATGCTGCAACAAGTCGACGTGCTGCATTATTGTGGGCACGCCTACTTTGATGAAGACGATCGGACTCAATCCGGTCTGTTGCTGGCAGGGAACCAGCGACTGACGTCGCAAGATTTGAGTGCCGTTGCCCCGATTCCTCGTGTGGTGATCTTCAATGCATGTGAGGCGGGCCGTGTTCGCGGCCGCGCCAAACCGCCGCAATACGAAAGTTATTCGCTCGCCGAGATGGTGTTGCGTAGTGGTGTCGAAGCGTTTATCGGTACGTTCTGGGAGGTCGGGGACGATGCGGCGGCCGCCTTTGCCGGTGAGGTCTACACGGGGTTAACCGCAGGTTTGACGCTGCGTGATTCGGTCACGCAAGCACGAAAACAGCTTGCCGTTGCAAAGCAAAACGACTGGGCCAACTACATTTTGTATGGCGACGGTCGCTTCCGGCTCGCTTGA
- a CDS encoding DUF309 domain-containing protein, with product MIPPLPPRLSSRPFPPYAFVPGMHPHPVSGVGGHRYQCDEDAGMQNPSSFPHLHYLAIDLLNHGYYWESHEAWETIWKAAEPTTMRAAFVKGLIKLAAAGVKARQGSSTGVRRHSERAAALFAECDRDATFCSRDEFGITTGQLSQAALQLAANAEQIIDTTECPVRRVLPFVIAPDFAPPVATS from the coding sequence GTGATTCCTCCACTGCCACCGCGATTGAGTTCGCGTCCATTTCCGCCCTATGCGTTTGTCCCGGGAATGCATCCGCATCCTGTTTCCGGAGTAGGCGGTCACCGCTATCAATGCGATGAGGATGCGGGGATGCAAAATCCGTCGTCGTTTCCTCACCTGCACTATTTGGCAATCGATCTACTGAACCATGGCTATTATTGGGAATCACACGAAGCGTGGGAGACGATCTGGAAGGCAGCGGAACCGACGACGATGCGAGCCGCGTTCGTGAAAGGACTAATCAAGCTCGCCGCTGCGGGTGTCAAAGCACGCCAGGGAAGTTCAACCGGTGTGCGTCGTCACTCCGAACGTGCTGCCGCGTTATTTGCGGAATGTGACCGGGATGCCACGTTTTGCAGCCGGGATGAATTCGGAATCACGACCGGACAGTTGTCGCAAGCCGCGTTGCAGTTGGCAGCCAACGCCGAACAGATCATCGATACGACCGAGTGTCCCGTTCGCCGAGTCTTGCCGTTTGTGATCGCTCCAGACTTTGCCCCCCCTGTGGCGACGTCATGA
- a CDS encoding sigma-54 dependent transcriptional regulator, whose translation MSSDAFTLLIVDDEPNIRSGLARGLAAEADVVETAENADDALAKFAQTNYQLVIADVRLNSGMTGIELLKKIRFSRPQTAVIMITAHGTVEMAVEAMHAGAFDFILKPLDLNLIRQQVRKAREYHQLRVENQRLRSQLASAGEISNIIGGCAAMQGVFQHIRQVAATEATVMIRGESGTGKELVAHALHDLSDRSDGPFVAVNLGAMPETLLESELFGHEKGAFSGAARQKPGCFEQAAGGTLFLDEVTEMSAKSQVDLLRVLESKQFTRVGGEQVLQTDARVVSATNRSVQDMIADGTFREDLFYRLNVIPIEVPPLRERREDIPLLVEHFLEHFCKRHGRPSKRLAPEAMQTLVAAHWPGNVRQLRNVMERIVVTHTGNVIHSGELPAELSRKEGAHRALPRSLAEAVEVCERETIHLALEACESHREKTAKALGVSVRTLHYKMGRYGLH comes from the coding sequence ATGAGCTCAGATGCATTCACATTGCTGATCGTCGACGATGAACCCAACATTCGCTCGGGACTAGCGCGTGGTTTGGCTGCGGAAGCCGACGTGGTCGAGACGGCTGAAAACGCCGACGATGCTTTGGCGAAATTCGCACAGACGAATTATCAATTGGTGATCGCCGATGTGCGGCTCAACAGCGGCATGACCGGTATCGAGTTGCTGAAAAAAATACGCTTCTCACGGCCACAGACTGCGGTGATCATGATCACCGCACACGGCACCGTCGAAATGGCGGTCGAAGCCATGCATGCGGGGGCCTTTGACTTCATTTTGAAACCGCTCGATTTAAACTTGATCCGCCAACAAGTCCGCAAGGCCCGCGAGTATCACCAACTTCGGGTTGAAAACCAACGGCTGCGATCTCAACTCGCCAGCGCCGGCGAAATCTCGAACATCATCGGTGGTTGCGCGGCAATGCAGGGCGTATTTCAGCATATTCGCCAAGTGGCCGCGACCGAAGCGACCGTGATGATCCGCGGTGAAAGCGGTACCGGTAAAGAACTCGTTGCCCACGCACTGCATGACCTTAGCGATCGCAGCGACGGGCCGTTCGTTGCGGTCAACCTCGGAGCGATGCCTGAAACGCTGTTGGAAAGCGAGCTGTTTGGTCATGAAAAGGGAGCCTTCAGTGGTGCCGCGAGGCAGAAGCCAGGCTGCTTTGAACAGGCTGCCGGTGGCACCTTGTTTCTGGACGAAGTCACGGAGATGTCCGCCAAAAGCCAAGTCGACCTGCTGCGAGTGCTCGAATCGAAACAATTCACTCGCGTCGGCGGCGAACAGGTCTTGCAAACGGACGCACGCGTTGTCTCTGCGACCAATCGTTCTGTCCAAGACATGATTGCCGATGGCACGTTTCGCGAGGACTTGTTCTACCGCTTGAACGTGATCCCGATCGAAGTCCCTCCGCTGCGTGAACGCCGCGAGGACATTCCGCTGTTGGTCGAACACTTCTTGGAACATTTTTGCAAGCGTCACGGCCGACCATCGAAACGACTTGCCCCCGAAGCGATGCAAACACTGGTTGCCGCGCACTGGCCAGGCAACGTTCGCCAGCTTCGAAACGTGATGGAACGGATCGTGGTAACACATACCGGAAATGTGATTCACAGCGGAGAACTGCCCGCCGAACTGTCACGAAAAGAAGGAGCCCATCGAGCACTGCCTCGTTCATTGGCCGAGGCGGTCGAGGTTTGCGAGCGAGAGACGATCCATTTGGCACTGGAGGCTTGTGAGTCGCACCGCGAAAAAACGGCCAAGGCACTCGGGGTCAGCGTCCGCACACTGCACTACAAGATGGGCCGCTATGGTCTGCACTGA
- a CDS encoding two-component system sensor histidine kinase NtrB codes for MPQNQMNPTMFDVPDGRGVRRFAASLAIFSLIALTVTTWILFDVAREQEIVARIIQHLPESDMAVAQELSGDLRLRSKLSFLLVLNIIGTAIAFAFVIRGYLSSERSLRDAQVLATDIRASMDGGIITTDRNGTMTSLNPRGRELLGLGENEGVGMTPSQAGPEHALLESICNEVNLRQTAIRDRDYTINRNGHEQTLRAGCTRLKNQRDETIGTVIHIRDVTERVLMEQRLRRMERYMGLGSLAAGLQHEIKNPLSALSLHIQLLCERLAGDTHDNETQELLNVLHTEVARIANVLDSFRNYASVNELGRSWVDVATLIEKLVRFLHPQTKKQNISVKVDLPPESLGAIEADSVRLEQVLLNLALNALAAMPQGGTLRFRLSKKEDFLRIDVADTGNGIPPDIQSQIFDPYFTTRNEGTGMGLALCDKIIRQHAGSIDFSTGPSGTEFSVLLPMEETP; via the coding sequence ATGCCTCAAAATCAAATGAATCCGACGATGTTTGACGTGCCCGATGGCCGCGGGGTTAGGCGTTTTGCTGCAAGTTTGGCCATTTTCAGTCTGATCGCACTGACAGTCACCACTTGGATTCTGTTTGATGTCGCGAGAGAACAAGAGATCGTTGCACGGATCATCCAACATTTGCCCGAGAGCGACATGGCAGTAGCCCAAGAGCTTTCGGGAGACCTGCGATTGCGAAGCAAGCTATCGTTCCTGTTGGTACTGAATATCATTGGCACGGCAATTGCCTTTGCCTTCGTCATTCGCGGCTATTTGTCCAGTGAACGGTCCTTGCGAGATGCGCAAGTGTTGGCCACCGATATCCGTGCCAGCATGGATGGAGGCATCATTACGACGGATCGAAACGGAACGATGACAAGTTTGAACCCACGCGGTCGCGAACTGCTAGGCCTTGGCGAAAACGAAGGCGTGGGGATGACGCCGTCTCAGGCGGGCCCCGAGCATGCGTTGCTCGAATCGATTTGCAACGAAGTCAATTTGCGTCAAACCGCGATCCGGGATCGCGATTACACGATCAATCGAAATGGCCATGAACAAACCCTGCGTGCCGGTTGCACCCGACTTAAAAACCAGCGAGATGAAACCATCGGTACGGTCATTCATATTCGCGACGTCACCGAGCGTGTGTTAATGGAGCAACGGTTGCGACGGATGGAACGTTACATGGGGCTAGGTTCGTTAGCCGCGGGGCTGCAGCATGAAATCAAGAACCCGCTTAGCGCCCTTTCACTGCATATCCAATTGTTGTGCGAACGGCTTGCCGGCGACACGCATGACAACGAAACCCAAGAACTGCTGAACGTGCTTCACACCGAAGTTGCTCGCATCGCCAATGTGCTGGACAGCTTTCGCAACTACGCGTCGGTCAACGAGCTGGGCCGTTCGTGGGTTGACGTTGCCACGTTGATCGAAAAGCTTGTCCGATTTCTGCATCCCCAAACCAAAAAGCAAAACATCTCGGTCAAAGTCGATTTGCCCCCGGAATCACTCGGTGCGATCGAAGCCGATTCGGTGCGACTTGAACAAGTGCTCTTAAACCTTGCACTGAACGCACTCGCAGCGATGCCTCAGGGAGGAACCTTGCGATTTCGCTTGAGCAAGAAGGAAGATTTTCTAAGGATCGATGTGGCGGACACCGGGAATGGAATCCCGCCGGATATTCAATCACAAATCTTTGACCCCTATTTCACCACCCGCAACGAAGGTACCGGGATGGGGTTGGCGTTGTGTGACAAGATTATTCGCCAGCATGCCGGTAGTATCGACTTTAGCACAGGCCCGAGCGGGACCGAGTTTTCGGTGCTGTTGCCAATGGAAGAAACCCCATGA
- a CDS encoding SDR family oxidoreductase, producing MNSRKAIITGGSTGIGRSAALCLARSGYDVAITYVTDDKEAQNTAAEVESLGRRCVVKQLDLSDPESANPCVDAMVDQLGGLDVMISNAGMMVRKKMPDVDLDTAYKIFNVNTFGAMIAIQRSIKHLLPKGLDGPPRPTPGRIIVVTSVHEVMANPSDTLYTMSKHALGGLVKCLALDLSPLNVTVNSVAPGEIATPMNDMGPEDIENSVRPAIPVRRPGYPDEVGAVIEFLASEKSGFVTGARWSVDGGFEAAAPMAASGYREAYLKGANP from the coding sequence ATGAATTCACGAAAAGCAATCATCACTGGTGGCAGCACTGGCATTGGACGATCCGCTGCGCTCTGTTTGGCTCGCTCAGGATATGATGTCGCCATCACCTATGTGACCGACGACAAGGAGGCCCAGAATACGGCTGCCGAAGTGGAGTCGCTCGGACGTCGCTGTGTCGTCAAGCAACTTGACCTTTCAGATCCTGAATCCGCCAATCCCTGCGTTGACGCGATGGTGGATCAATTGGGCGGTTTGGATGTGATGATCAGTAACGCAGGAATGATGGTTCGCAAAAAGATGCCGGACGTGGATTTGGACACCGCGTATAAGATTTTTAACGTCAACACCTTCGGTGCGATGATCGCGATCCAACGCAGCATCAAGCATCTGTTGCCAAAGGGGCTCGACGGGCCACCACGGCCAACCCCTGGACGGATCATCGTGGTGACTAGCGTGCATGAGGTGATGGCAAATCCCAGCGATACGCTTTACACGATGAGCAAACATGCGTTAGGAGGCTTGGTCAAGTGTTTGGCACTGGATCTGTCGCCGCTGAACGTCACGGTCAACTCGGTGGCGCCCGGCGAGATTGCCACGCCGATGAATGATATGGGGCCCGAAGATATCGAGAATTCGGTTCGCCCGGCCATTCCGGTTCGTCGGCCAGGCTATCCGGATGAAGTGGGGGCGGTGATCGAGTTCCTGGCAAGCGAGAAGAGTGGGTTTGTGACCGGAGCACGCTGGAGCGTCGATGGTGGCTTCGAGGCCGCCGCCCCGATGGCGGCTTCGGGATACCGCGAGGCGTATTTGAAGGGGGCCAATCCTTAG